A stretch of Amblyraja radiata isolate CabotCenter1 chromosome 34, sAmbRad1.1.pri, whole genome shotgun sequence DNA encodes these proteins:
- the cfap161 gene encoding cilia- and flagella-associated protein 161 isoform X1, with amino-acid sequence MGERTYNSSVLLHNWFEEIALDQDVLKDFINRKERGELLMQKLGSFKDDLLNKTELAKNADGHIHFGDQVLLINPGSDQNHPSDPLRAPMALTMNIDQSRFMTSKQVDSPCDVCGSANITPCVRNTFIITSVDGSCKGDPLRYGQNFTLRTLEGVTGQLFLTSDMQLFLKFAKKSRMQLVNLIDQLSFLSCWQVLYLDPQMRLEYDGYPVPANIKVLINHARTNQALAVFQKHSFWTMFGREHEITTHTFFDPHRAEEDLNHWIIVTGDPGVPHGTLFQRPPPICEDPEPKKEPSQEYPDCINQK; translated from the exons ATGGGCGAGAGGACGTACAACTCGTCCGTGTTGCTCCACAACTGGTTCGAGGAAATCGCCTTGGATCAG GATGTTCTTAAAGACTTCATTAACAGGAAGGAACGTGGCGAGCTTTTGATGCAAAAACTAGGATCTTTTAAAGATGATCTGCTGAATAAG ACTGAGCTCGCCAAAAATGCTGATGGGCATATTCATTTTGGGGACCAAGTGTTACTTATAAATCCAGGCAGCGACCAGAATCATCCCAGCGATCCGCTTCGCGCCCCCATGGCACTGACAATGAACATTGATCAAAGCAGATTTATGACTAGCAAACAAGTTGATTCTCCATGTGATGTATGTGGCAGTGCGAACATAACCCCTTGCGTGAGAAATACTTTTATTATCACAAG TGTTGATGGTAGTTGCAAAGGTGATCCTCTTCGATATGGACAGAACTTTACCCTTAGAACATTGGAAGGGGTTACAGGACAG CTATTTCTGACAAGTGATatgcaattatttttaaaatttgcCAAGAAGTCTCGGATGCAACTAGTGAATTTGATAGATCAGCTCTCCTTCCTGAGTTGCTGGCAGGTCTTGTACCTGGACCCACAGATGCGACTTGAGTACGATGGATACCCAGTACCA GCTAACATAAAAGTACTTATCAACCATGCCCGCACCAATCAAGCTTTAGCAGTTTTTCAGAAGCACTCCTTTTG GACAATGTTTGGAAGAGAACATGAAATTACCACTCACACCTTCTTTGATCCCCATCGGGCTGAAGAAGACCTGAACCATTGGATAATTGTCACTGGGGACCCAGGTGTTCCCCACGGCACCTTGTTTCAAAGGCCTCCACCTATTTGTGAAGACCCAGAACCAAAGAAAGAGCCCAGCCAGGAGTATCCCGACTGCATCAATCAAAAATGA
- the cfap161 gene encoding cilia- and flagella-associated protein 161 isoform X3 gives MGERTYNSSVLLHNWFEEIALDQDVLKDFINRKERGELLMQKLGSFKDDLLNKTELAKNADGHIHFGDQVLLINPGSDQNHPSDPLRAPMALTMNIDQSRFMTSKQVDSPCDVCGSANITPCVRNTFIITSVDGSCKGDPLRYGQNFTLRTLEGVTGQANIKVLINHARTNQALAVFQKHSFWTMFGREHEITTHTFFDPHRAEEDLNHWIIVTGDPGVPHGTLFQRPPPICEDPEPKKEPSQEYPDCINQK, from the exons ATGGGCGAGAGGACGTACAACTCGTCCGTGTTGCTCCACAACTGGTTCGAGGAAATCGCCTTGGATCAG GATGTTCTTAAAGACTTCATTAACAGGAAGGAACGTGGCGAGCTTTTGATGCAAAAACTAGGATCTTTTAAAGATGATCTGCTGAATAAG ACTGAGCTCGCCAAAAATGCTGATGGGCATATTCATTTTGGGGACCAAGTGTTACTTATAAATCCAGGCAGCGACCAGAATCATCCCAGCGATCCGCTTCGCGCCCCCATGGCACTGACAATGAACATTGATCAAAGCAGATTTATGACTAGCAAACAAGTTGATTCTCCATGTGATGTATGTGGCAGTGCGAACATAACCCCTTGCGTGAGAAATACTTTTATTATCACAAG TGTTGATGGTAGTTGCAAAGGTGATCCTCTTCGATATGGACAGAACTTTACCCTTAGAACATTGGAAGGGGTTACAGGACAG GCTAACATAAAAGTACTTATCAACCATGCCCGCACCAATCAAGCTTTAGCAGTTTTTCAGAAGCACTCCTTTTG GACAATGTTTGGAAGAGAACATGAAATTACCACTCACACCTTCTTTGATCCCCATCGGGCTGAAGAAGACCTGAACCATTGGATAATTGTCACTGGGGACCCAGGTGTTCCCCACGGCACCTTGTTTCAAAGGCCTCCACCTATTTGTGAAGACCCAGAACCAAAGAAAGAGCCCAGCCAGGAGTATCCCGACTGCATCAATCAAAAATGA
- the cfap161 gene encoding cilia- and flagella-associated protein 161 isoform X2, whose protein sequence is MQKLGSFKDDLLNKTELAKNADGHIHFGDQVLLINPGSDQNHPSDPLRAPMALTMNIDQSRFMTSKQVDSPCDVCGSANITPCVRNTFIITSVDGSCKGDPLRYGQNFTLRTLEGVTGQLFLTSDMQLFLKFAKKSRMQLVNLIDQLSFLSCWQVLYLDPQMRLEYDGYPVPANIKVLINHARTNQALAVFQKHSFWTMFGREHEITTHTFFDPHRAEEDLNHWIIVTGDPGVPHGTLFQRPPPICEDPEPKKEPSQEYPDCINQK, encoded by the exons ATGCAAAAACTAGGATCTTTTAAAGATGATCTGCTGAATAAG ACTGAGCTCGCCAAAAATGCTGATGGGCATATTCATTTTGGGGACCAAGTGTTACTTATAAATCCAGGCAGCGACCAGAATCATCCCAGCGATCCGCTTCGCGCCCCCATGGCACTGACAATGAACATTGATCAAAGCAGATTTATGACTAGCAAACAAGTTGATTCTCCATGTGATGTATGTGGCAGTGCGAACATAACCCCTTGCGTGAGAAATACTTTTATTATCACAAG TGTTGATGGTAGTTGCAAAGGTGATCCTCTTCGATATGGACAGAACTTTACCCTTAGAACATTGGAAGGGGTTACAGGACAG CTATTTCTGACAAGTGATatgcaattatttttaaaatttgcCAAGAAGTCTCGGATGCAACTAGTGAATTTGATAGATCAGCTCTCCTTCCTGAGTTGCTGGCAGGTCTTGTACCTGGACCCACAGATGCGACTTGAGTACGATGGATACCCAGTACCA GCTAACATAAAAGTACTTATCAACCATGCCCGCACCAATCAAGCTTTAGCAGTTTTTCAGAAGCACTCCTTTTG GACAATGTTTGGAAGAGAACATGAAATTACCACTCACACCTTCTTTGATCCCCATCGGGCTGAAGAAGACCTGAACCATTGGATAATTGTCACTGGGGACCCAGGTGTTCCCCACGGCACCTTGTTTCAAAGGCCTCCACCTATTTGTGAAGACCCAGAACCAAAGAAAGAGCCCAGCCAGGAGTATCCCGACTGCATCAATCAAAAATGA